The nucleotide sequence GCGCCCCGCGGGCAGGGGCCGGTGAGGTCCCTTGGTGCTATCCCCCCTTCCCcacttttccccttccccacgcCGCCCTCCTGTGACCCCGCTCCTCGTCCCACCCGGCTCTGCGCCGGGGGCTTGTCCTTGCCAAAATACCTCACCTGTGCCTGagccccgcagcgcccggcTCCCGGCCGGGCTGGCCAGGTCGGTGGCGCAGGGTGGGGACCGTGGGGTGCCCCGGGGCTCGGGGGTGGTGGGTGCCCCGCTCCGGTGAGGGGCTTTGGGCACGGCGGGGCATGGTGCAGGGGATGTGCAGGGGACACACAGTGGGACGGGGCCATGGGGATGCTGGAGAGGGGCTGTACCGGGGTGTGGGGGGCTCCTGTCCCCCCCAGGGagcaggtggtggtggggagcgAGCAGGGAACAGCTGGGGTCTGGCCACCCCCCGATGTCCCCTACTTCCCCGAGCCCCCCAGACCCGGGGGTCTCCCTTCATCTCAGCCCTCGGTTCCCCCCGCTGTGGGCTCTGGCTGTGCCTGCGCCCCAGGGGGctcctgctccatgtggggtgcagcccccagccctgagccAGGCCCTCGATGCCAGCCGGgtgctgtggggggggggtcctgcacCCCGCCGTCCCCTCCCACCCTCCTGGGAACCGCTTCATCGCATCGTGTTTGTTTTCACCTGGTAGGTGACATTTGTGTGACATTTTCTACCTCCGCTGACGCTGGTGGGGCAGGGCCTGGCTGGCAccgggggggttggggggggacaTTGCAGGGTGGTGGCATCgctcccgggggggctccccaAGGCCGGATTCACCCCCAGCCAttccctcccccctttcccAGCCGGGAGCATTTCCATCCACACCCCCGTCAGCAtcagccccccccagctccaAGGTGTGAACCGGAGCCAGGatcctgccccccaccccccggtgccccccccagcccctgcagaggagcagggctgccccGGGCTCCGGCTCTGAATGtgtgccctgctcctgcggggccGGGCTCCCCGGACCCCTGCCCGAAGGGCTGTGCTGAATGtacccccccgtgcccccccccgtgtccGTGTGTCCGTCCTCTGTGTTTGCAGCTGGGTCCGCAGGGCAGAGCTCCTGGCATCCCCGGGCCGTGCACCACAGCACGTGCAGAGCCCCCCGGCAcgcacccacagcccccccgtGCCTTCCTCCAaccctggtgcccccccccaggtccccgaGCTGTGCCCCGAGctggcagccctgccccagccccgctgtgcCCCTGTGGCACCCTGGGGTCCCCAAGGCGCTGTGGGGTCCCCAAGGCGCTGTGGGGTCCCCATGGCGCTGTGGGGTCCCCAAGGCGCAGTGGGGTCCCCAAGGCACAGGGGGGTCCCCAAGGCACAGGGGGGTGCGCGGTGCCGCCGGTGCccccttgcttttctttcccatttctccgTAGCTCGGAGGCCCCCGGATGACTGCGGGCTGGGATGGGCCGGGCTGGGGGTCACTGGTGCTAACTGGTGCTAACTGCAAGCCTCGGAAATCCTTTCGGAGGAGGTCACGGAGcagcgctggggctgggcagcgggctgcccccccccccccgggacccgcactcctcctctcccaccagTAACGGGCAAAAAAATCCCCCCCATCCAGCCGAGCTCCGGTGCCCCCCGTCCAGCCGGGCTCTCAGCAGAGGAGGCTTCTGTTATCCTCAGGGAAGCGCTACGGGAAGATGGGACCCGGGgggggttttttttggggtgcgGGGGCACCCAGGAGCCCCACGGCCCTGGGAGCCCTCGAGCGGTGCCGTGCCGGTTCCTGCACCCCCTGCCCGCGCCCCCAGGGTTTGGAGCCACGCAGCCCGGGGTGATCTgcgcccccccaccccgtgtGCTCATTCCCCGGGGGGGGCGCGGGTCGGAGGGACATTTTTCTATGCACTCAAGCCACGGGCCCCTCAGCCCCGGGCTGCTCCCGTGGTGGGGTCAGGGCACGTGGGGCTGGGCCCCCTCCCCACAAACAGCTCCCCCCGCACCGTGCTCGCAGCCCCCATGCCCTGAGCCAACGGGGCTGAACAGACAacgccgggggggggctgctggtggtggtggtgccaTCAGCACCCCCTGGCAAgggggcaccaagggggctTGACCCagggggtgctgtggggtgggggctgctcCGGCTCCcttttggggaaggggggtcCTGGTCCCGGGGGGGGTGGGCGGCgtggggcaggcagcggggccgccccgggTTCAGGGAATGGGGAGGGGGACGTGGTTCGGAccggggctgagctctgctgctctttcccaGGGCTGTTTtctccccggggggggggggctgctgggggccacGTCCCCACGGTGCTCGGGAGCGGGAGCCCGGCTGTCACGTACTGTAAATACTCCGTGTGCCACCTTCCTCTCCGGGACCCTCGGCGCGGGCAGGGCAgcggggggttggggggggggggggaggcgagCAGGAGACCGGGGTCTGCCCGAGACTTTTTTGTATACCACAAactttttgtatatttttaattttgctgcaACATGAGATATTAAATTCATTTCAATAAGCCCTGCCTGCCGGAGCTTTTCTTTGCTGGTGCCCCTCCAGCTCTCCCCAATCTCCACCGGTGGCTCTGGGCTCTGCGTGGCCGtattggggtgctggggggctctgcccagccctattggggtgctgggggggctccgtcctggggtgctggggacatcAGGGACGGGGCAGGATGGTTGTGGAGGTCCAGGGCCCCCGGCAGGGAAGGGGTGCGTGGGCAGGATGCGGTGTGCCGGGGAGGAAACTGCCGGACAcggccccagcccagctctcccagGCCAAATTCCTCCCTGCTGGAGGCCCTGGTCCCCATCCAGCCCCCAGACCCACGGGGGAGCTCCGAGCCCCATGGGCagctgtggggttggggggtttTAGGGGCTGCTGCATGGCTCCAGCTGGAGCCTTTTCCCCATGGCAGGGCTGCTcacgggcagggcaggggcagcgaGGGGCAGGGAGCCCCCCAGTGAGGccatggggagggggctgaTGTGGGGCCATGGGGcagtgaggggctggggctgctctgctgcctggtcccaaggcacccccagccccaatcCTGGTCCCAACCCAGTCCCAGCCCTGTCCCAGTACCAGCACCAGTCCCAGTGCCAGTCTCATCCCAGTTCCACcgcagtcccagtcccagtctgagcccagtcccagtcccagtcccttcccagtcccgtcccagctcagcccagcccagcccagcacccccgGCGGGGCAGGAACTCACATCAGAGCCGTCCTGGTGGAGTTTCCgacacaggaaaacaacaaaggCGTTGGACGGGGAGGACGGCGGCAGCGCCATGGACTGCGAGGCCAAGAGGGGGAAGAAGGTGAGCACATTtcgggggctgtggggtggccaGGAGCAACCCCACAGCGCTCGTGGTGCCTGGGACGAGGGGTGGGAGatgggggagatggggagggggtccccacctgctgtcccctggggcCGAGCCCCCGAGTGGCGCAGATTTGGGGACCCCAGCCAGGAGGAGCCGTGCGGTGCCggggctgggtgcccccccctgTGGTGACGTGTCCCCAAACCCCGCTGTCCCTGGCAGGGTTTCGTGTCGCCCATCAAGCGGCTGGTTTTCCCCAAAGCGGCTCGCAAGCCGGCTCTCCGCAGCAGCGTGTACCGGCGGCCGCTGCACTCGGTGCCCCTCTACCCCCCCGACTACCTGATAGACCCCCAGATCCTGCTGCACGACTACGTGGAGAAGGAGGTGAAGGTAACGGGATGGGGGGGCCCCCAGGGACATCAGCAGCCCCATTTGCCATGCGGGAGGACCCCACCCACGGGGTTCTGGCCCCCTCCTGTCCTGGATAAACCCCCAAGGAGAAAGGGGGAGCAggttggggtgggggcaggctccccaccaccccacccCAGGGAGGTGCAGGGGGCCGTGGCGGTGGGAGGACACAAAACCCCAACCCCAGTGCCCCCTTAGGGCTGGCCTTCCACCCACagggctcccccctgccctccccaaaaccctttGGGGCttttcccaccccccccagtTTTTAGGGCACCTGACCTGGGTGACCGCATCCCTGAACCCCTCCAGCCGGGAcgaggtgctgcagctgctggacaCCGCCAGGGTAAGAGGGCGCCCGGCACCCCACGGGGACGTCCCACCAGTGCcaccggtgccccccccccgaccccgtACTCGCtctctgccccacagcagctgaaggagctgcccctgcagacGACGCCGGAGCAGGACAGCATCCTCAGCCTGTCTGcccgctgcctcctgctcaCCTGGCGCGACGACGAGGAGCTGATCCTGCGCATCCCCACGCACGAGATCGCCGCAGCCTCCTACCTGCGCGACGACGCCCTGCACCTCCTCATCCTCAAAACGGGTGCGGGCGCCCTGCCGGGGTCCCAGCGCGACGGGGCTGACCCCGAGCACCCCGTGTGTGCCCCCCTCCCGGGGTGGGAGATGCGCTCCCAGCACCGGCTGCATTTAAGGGTGGTGGGAAATGATGCTGGAAGTACCCCCCCTGTGTGCATCCAGCTGGGGCGCAGGGGCTCCGGTGCTGTGATCCCCAACCCTGGGCTCAGCCACCAGCCTCGGCTGTGCCCTAatccccctgctcccaccccaccacagcccccaccacccagccccacagcccccagctcgCTGGGCCTCCCctatccccccccccacccccagcccctctgcttccCACCCAGCTGGACTCCAGGGTCAAACCGGGAGCCGGGTGCGTTGGGGACCACAGCCCCCACCCTGACACCCCGTCCCCCCCTTGCTGCCCCCAGGTCTGGGAGTGGACCCGGTCCCTGCCGGAGCGCACCCCGAGACGACCCCGGTCGGCGTGCCGGAGGCAGCCCCGGCTGAGAAGCGTCCGGGGGGCGCGTGGCCAGAACCGGGGCGCCTGGGGGGCCCGATGGAGCGGCGGCACACCATCTGCAGCCTGGACTGGCGGGCGGCACGGGGCGGGCAGGAGGGCCGGCAGGGCGGCAGCCtggagcggcggcggggcggcagCTGGGAGCGGAGGCAGCGCGGGCGGCCCTCGGGGAGCTGGGAGCGCCGGCAGCCCTGCGGAGGCAGCTGGGAACGGCGCCGAGCCGGCACAACCGGAGGCAGCTGGGAGCGCGGCACCGGTTTCGGCAGCTGGGAGCGGCGGCACGCCGGCAGCAACCCCCTggacccccagccctgccccgatGCCTACTCCAACCTCGTCATCCTCGCCGTGCCCAACAGGGTGAGTGGCCCCGGCATGTGCCCAAACTTCTGGCATGCGCCCACCACCCCCCGGCACGTGCCCACCCCCCCTGGCACATGCCCACCCTCTCTTCTTCCCCCCTTCATCCCCTGCAGGATGCCGCCGAGGAGTCCTGTGCGCTCATCTGCCAGGTTTTCCAGATCATTTACGGGGACCAGAGCATCGAGTGCGTGGACCGTGCCGGGTACCACTACACCTCCACGCCCACGCGGCCCTGGCTCTCCAGCAGGAGTGAgtggctggggggggtgggatgCTGAGTGGGactgcacagggctggggggcttGGGCACAGCGCGGGGGGGACCTGCCCTGGTTCTCACTGGGCTCTCCCTCCCCAGGTGAGAGCTGCCGCACGGACGGGACGTACGGCTACGATGCCgacttcagctgctgcagctccttgtgAGTCCGGCTTCCCCCGGGTGCCCCCGTGCTGGGTGCCCGTCCCAGCTGCAGACCCCCCCAGCCCTACCCAATGGACCTGCTgaccccctccccgcccctctCCTCCCGCAGCAATGGCTCCGAGACGTTCGAGGCGTATTACAGCGGGGCCTCCTCGCCCTCCTTCCACCAGTCCCACCACAGCCTGGCCACCGCCTGTAGCGGCAGCGACCAGAGCAGcgcggggctggagcagctgcaggactACATGGTGACGGTGAGGGTGCCAGGGGGGGGCCCCGCTCCTCTCCGGGTGCCGGGGAGCAGCCGGTTGGGTGCGGGGTGATGGGGTCGGGGCCGTGCGCTGCTCCTACCCCCGAGCTGTCCCCGTAGCTGCGCAACAAGCTGTCACCCCAGGAGATCCAGCAGTTCGCCCTGATGCTCCGCGAGTACCGGCTGGGCACGCCGGTGCAGGAGTACTGCGCCGACCTCCTGCGCCTCTACGGGGACCGGAGGAAGTTTCTGCTCCTGGGTGAGTGCAGGGGTGCCcaccccccagctgctggggtgTCTGAGCAGCCCCAGCGATGGGTCACTGCGTCGTGTTGGCCATGTCCAGGTGTCtttttggggatggggagctgGTCCTGGGTGTGTGCTGGGGGGTTTTGGGTCTCCGCTGCTTTGTGGATGCCCCTGCAATGGGATGGGGCCGGCTGGCACCCCCCGGGCACGGTCACCCCGAGCCTCACGGCGCCTGCTGCAGGAATGAGGCCCTTCATCCCCGACCAAGACATCGGGTACTTCGAGACCTTCCTGGAGAGCATCGGCATCCGCGAGGGCGGCATCCTCACCGACAGCTTCGGCCGCATCAAGCGCAGCATGAGCAACACCTCGGCCTCGGCCGTGCGGAGCTACGACAGCTGGTCCCTGCGCTCCGAGTCCGAGTCCTTCAACCGCAGGATCACCGACATCACCCACGACATCGAGGCGCTGGCGCGGGacgaagaggaggaggaggaggaggaggaagaggacaaCTATCTGTGAGGGGCTGCTGAAGCCCCACGCCTGGCATTGTCCCCACTTTGTCCCCCCACGGGAGGGGACGAGGCTCCGcgctgcccccccagcagccccccgtgCTGTAATTTTTGCAGATCGCAATTAAATGCCCAGGATGGGAGCAGCCACCGTCCTGCTGTCCCGGGGCAGCGCCtccggggacccccccggcagGACCAGGATGGGTCAGgggggagcagggccagcagcaggggccgTGCTGCCCGCAGAGCTGTCCCCAAAAAGCGCTGTGCCCAAATCCTGGACGGCGGGGACAGCTCGGTGCCCCCGGCTGCCGTCGCCCCCAGCCCACTCGGGGGCGCTCGGGGTACCGGAGCCCAGCAGGGACCGCGCCCCGGGGACACCGGGGACACCACCGGGGCCGGGAGAGGAGCGGcacggcccgggggggggcgcaccgggtgtccccgtccccgctccACGGGGGCGCAGCGCGGGGGTCGCGCTCCGGCCGCCTGCACCCGGGAGGGGCGGGGGCGTTaccgggaggggaggggcctcgacggggcggggcgcggcgcgcACCCGAGCTgagcgcggcggcggcagcCCCGGCACCGGGAGCGGGACCGGGAACGGGAACGGGACCGGGAGTGGGACGGGTCCCGGGACGGTGGGCGAGGTGAGAgcggagccccgggggggcgTTGGCGAGGGCGCACGGAGCTCCCGGGACCGGTACCGGGCTGCCCAACTGGCCGGTCCCTGCCCGGGACAGCCGGTGCTGCGGGGGTCCTGCACCGTGCCGGCACCAGTCTGGCCCAGTTCTGTCCCAGTTCTGTCCCCGGGTGCTCTGGGAGGGGGTCCCGGGTTGGGGATGCGATGTCCGGAGGGGTGGGAAAGTGACAGCGGGGTGCGGGGAGGGCAAGGTTGGGGTGGTGTTGGGGTGCCCCGGGTGTACCCCATGGAGGTGCCGCCCGATGCGGGGCTCtcggggggctgccggggcccCGCCACCCCCCGGCCCAGCAGCGAGGACACGGGGCCGTGGGTGGCTGCCCTGCGGTGTGCCCACGCCTTCACACCTCCGCCACTTCCCGTCCCCAGTGTCtccagtgtccccagtgtccccagtgtccccagtgtccccagtgctCAGGGACGGCCAGGCCAGCTGCGGGACCCAGGATGTGCCAGggagcagctcccagtgctcccagtgctgccaGAACCTGGGGGAAAGCCCTCGCCACCCgggatgctgcagggctgggggccacGGGATGCTCGGCTCCCCAGGggcctggtgctgccctgctcagcaCTGGGACCTCGGGGTTCACCAGCAACTGGTCCCAGTGCCCGTGTCCAGGGTGTCCTCCTGGAGAGGGCCGTGCTCCCTGCCCctgtcagctctgctgctgccctggtgaGGGGTCTGGTGAAGGTTTTGGCGCACTGGAAAGGACGAGGAGTGACggtggctgggctgggaggtgacAGCGGTGGTCCCCCGAGGGCCGTGGGACCAAGGCAGAGCCGTGCACGTCCCCTGCAGCGCGGGGGCCGTTTGCTTCCTCCTTCGCTGTCACCGCCTGCacccttctcctttccccagtGCTGAGGTCTCCACCGGACAAAGGGAAGTGTCTGCTCTGGGGGGGTTTCTCCCACGCTTGCTGCTTCTGGCAGCACGTTTCCCTGCTGATGTTtccctgggggagctggggagagctgaGCACTTGGATTCATCCTGGGCTGGTGGCTGCCCCGCTGGTGGCGGCTTCACCCCTCAAGGCGCATTTTGGGGGGCTGCACCGAGGGGTGccagcccacagcagcacccagggctcCTCTCGCCTTCTCCCCGGCCTCTCTGGGCTTCCACCCCGTGGGGTCAGTGCCTGGATGAGCTCCCCAGGACCCTGCTGGCCCTGGCCACCCTTCTGTACCCATCCC is from Anas acuta chromosome 16, bAnaAcu1.1, whole genome shotgun sequence and encodes:
- the CCM2L gene encoding cerebral cavernous malformations 2 protein-like, giving the protein MDCEAKRGKKGFVSPIKRLVFPKAARKPALRSSVYRRPLHSVPLYPPDYLIDPQILLHDYVEKEVKFLGHLTWVTASLNPSSRDEVLQLLDTARQLKELPLQTTPEQDSILSLSARCLLLTWRDDEELILRIPTHEIAAASYLRDDALHLLILKTGLGVDPVPAGAHPETTPVGVPEAAPAEKRPGGAWPEPGRLGGPMERRHTICSLDWRAARGGQEGRQGGSLERRRGGSWERRQRGRPSGSWERRQPCGGSWERRRAGTTGGSWERGTGFGSWERRHAGSNPLDPQPCPDAYSNLVILAVPNRDAAEESCALICQVFQIIYGDQSIECVDRAGYHYTSTPTRPWLSSRSESCRTDGTYGYDADFSCCSSFNGSETFEAYYSGASSPSFHQSHHSLATACSGSDQSSAGLEQLQDYMVTLRNKLSPQEIQQFALMLREYRLGTPVQEYCADLLRLYGDRRKFLLLGMRPFIPDQDIGYFETFLESIGIREGGILTDSFGRIKRSMSNTSASAVRSYDSWSLRSESESFNRRITDITHDIEALARDEEEEEEEEEEDNYL